The window CGCGCCGCCTCGGAAGCTTTCGAGCTGGCCCGCGCCCTCTCGGATCCGCGGGTCATTCGCCCCGCCATGCGCCGCTGGGCTCACAACGATCTGAGCGCCGAACTCGTCTCAACCTTCGAGGGGACCGCTGCAGCCTCGAGGTTCGCCGCGGCGGCCGCGTCTCGGCCGGAAGCGCCGCTGGGCGTGTGGCGAAGGCAGGTTCGCCGCGCGTTCGCCCTCCCGGCTGAGAGGCGATCGGACCGGGGGCAAAAGGCCCGCCGATGAGCATTCGGGTTGACCCTTCGGGCACGCGCGCCTAAAGTGCCGCGCTCGCTCGAGCCGATACCAAGGATGGCATCGGTGCCCCTTCGCGGGGGCGAAACGGAAGGGAACTTCATGCTGGTACGTGCCCCGCGCGCGCTGTTCGCGCTCGTCCTCGCCATCGCGCTGATCGGCCACGGCCTTGCGCTCTCGGTCCGCCCGGCGGCGGCTGCGGACTCCTCGACTCGACGCTCGAGTTCCGTGCGTGCGCGGTCGACGGCGCCCAAGCGCACCGTCGCTCGCAAGAAGGCCCGCCCGGCACCCCCCGGCGGCGTGTGGTCCCGCCAGGCCGTCTTGATCGACCCCGAGAGCGGTGAGGTGCTGTTCTCGAAGAACTCGCGCGAGGTGGTGCCGATCGCGAGCCTCTCCAAGCTGATGACTGCGATCGTGTTCCTCGAGGACAAACCGGACCTCGATCGGACCGTCGTGGTGACGCGCGAAGACTGGCGCGGCGCCGGCAAGACGCATCTCGACGTCGGTGAGCGCGTGCGCCTCGGCGATCTCCTGCACATGAGTCTGATGTGCTCGGACAACTGCGCCACCCGCGTGCTCGCGCGCGAGTCAGGGCTCGAGGGCGAAGACTTCATCGTTCGCATGAATCGCCGCGCGCTCGAGATGGGCCTGCAGCGAACCCGCTTCGTCGAACCGACCGGCCTGAGCGAGCGCAACGTGGCGAGCGCCGAGGACGTCGCGCGCTTGCTGGTCACGGCCGCGCGCATCCCGACCGTGCGCGAGATCATGACGACCCGTGTCCACCAGTTCCGCACCGCGCGCAAGCCGCACTCGGTCCCGAACACCAATCGACTGCTCTACGGGCGCCTCGAAGTGCGCGGCGGCAAAACCGGGTACATCAGCGAAGCCGGCTACTGTTTCGCGACCTGGGTGCGTTCGCAGGGCCGCGATCTGGTCGCGGTCGTTCTCGGCGCTCCAACCCCGGCGACGCGCTTCGCCGATGTCGTTCGGCTGGTGCGACGCAGCGCCCCCGGCCTCGCGGCCAACCGGGGGTGAGCGAACCCGCTCCCGCTCGCGGCATCGCGGAGCCGGGTGCGGCCGGGGCGCCCGAACTGATCACCGGCCTGATTGCGGGCGGGGCCGGCGGATTGTTCGGTGTCGGCGGTGGCATCGTTCTGATTCCGCTGCTCACCGGCTGGAGCAAGCTCACCCAGCATCGCGCCCACGGCACCTCGCTCGCGGCGATCGGCGCCACTGCGATCGGGGCGCTCGCGACCTACGCCGCATTCGGAAACGTGCGCTGGGACGTCGCGCTGGTGGTCGGGCTCGCCTCGACGCTCACCGCGCGCTTCGGCGCACGGCTCGCGAATCGGGTTTCGGGAACGGGACTGAAGCGTGCGTTCGCCGTGTTCCTGCTGCTGGTCGCGCTGCGGCTCCTGTGGAGGGTGCCGGAACCGTTGCAGGCGAACGCACTCGAAGGACCACTTCGATGGGGAGTGCTGGTCACGCTCGGCGCGCTGGTCGGACTACTGGCGTCCTTCTTCGGAGTCGGCGGCGGCATTCTGGCGGTGCCGGCGTTCACGCTGCTGTTCGGAATGTCTCAGCAGATGGCTCAGGGCACCTCGCTGGGAGTGATCCTGGTGACCGCCCCGGTCGGCGCCTACGAGCATTCAAAGCTCGGAAACGTGGCGTGGCGGCGCGTTCCATGGCTCGCGGCCGGGTCGCTGGTCGGGGCGCCGCTCGCCGCGTGGCTCGCTCAGTGGCTCCCGCATGAGGGTCTGGTTCGCGCTTTCGCGGGATTTCTCGCGTTGAGCGCCGTTCAGACGTGGTTTCGCGCCCGTCCGAGGCCGGCCTCGCAGCCCTCCTGAGCCTGGCTTCCGGGCACCGGCACACCCGTGCACAGGGCGTCGGAGCCTTGAGGAGCGCTCGATTTCTCGCAGGATCGACTCGCGCCAGCGAAGCGCCCGGTTCGGCGCTCCGAAACCGCTCGGAAATCGTGAGTTTCCTCAAAAGTTCCTTGAGGCAGCGGGGCGGCTTCGATATCGTTACTCAGCTTTCATTCGCACCCTGGCCGCGCGCATGGCCCCCCGTCGCGTTCCCCAACCGGGGGGGAAATCCCTGAAGCGTCCAGCTTTCTATCTCGAGGGGAACCGGCTGCTTCGCGGCTGCGTGTCGCGAAGCATCAAGCGAAGCGTTCGCAGCCCCCGCGGCAATCGACGCATCGTCGCCCGGCATCCACGCACCACTTCGGAGGAGAGCGTCATGAAGAAGATTGCCACCTCGCTTGCGGTACTCGCACTGTGCGGCTTTGCGCACAACGCGATGGCCAACGGCACGTTCCAGCCGCTGCCGTTTTCGCAGAACTGGTCGAACATCGCTCTCATCACCGTGAACGACGACTGGTCGAGCGTTCCGGGCGTCATCGGCTTCCTCGGCAATCATGATCTCGCGGGTGCCGTCACGGCCGTCGACCCGCAGACGCTGACGACCAACGTCTCGGTCTCCGACACGGTCATCGCGAACCAGGCCGCTCCGAACACGCTGACGGCCGGTGGCGTCGCCGAGTTCGACGGCATCGCGGACCCGGTCGTCGCTCTGAACGGCTCGGGCACGGCAGATGCGCCGTACATCATTCTGCACATCAATACGGGCGGCTTCACGGGCGTCAACGTGTCCTACAACCTGCGCGACATCGACGCGTCGGCTGACAACGCGAGCATGCAGGTGGTGCTTCAGTACCGCCTCGGCGTCGCCGGTGCGTGGACGAACGTCGCGGGCAGCTACGTCGCGGACGCGTCGGCCGGTCCGAGCCTCACCCTGAGCACGCCGGTCAGCGTGGCGCTTCCGGCCGCGTGCGACAACCAGGCCCAGGTCCAACTGCGCGTCATGACCACGAACGCTGCCGGCAACGACGAGTGGATCGGAATCGACGACATCTCGATCTCCGGAACGCCGTCGGGCATGCCGATCGGCGTGAACCTCGGTTGGAACGACTGCGGCACCACCGTGGCGACGTCGAACCGTCTGTTCGCGTGCAACGACAACCTCACCACGCACAACCTGGTCGGC is drawn from Candidatus Eisenbacteria bacterium and contains these coding sequences:
- a CDS encoding D-alanyl-D-alanine carboxypeptidase is translated as MLVRAPRALFALVLAIALIGHGLALSVRPAAAADSSTRRSSSVRARSTAPKRTVARKKARPAPPGGVWSRQAVLIDPESGEVLFSKNSREVVPIASLSKLMTAIVFLEDKPDLDRTVVVTREDWRGAGKTHLDVGERVRLGDLLHMSLMCSDNCATRVLARESGLEGEDFIVRMNRRALEMGLQRTRFVEPTGLSERNVASAEDVARLLVTAARIPTVREIMTTRVHQFRTARKPHSVPNTNRLLYGRLEVRGGKTGYISEAGYCFATWVRSQGRDLVAVVLGAPTPATRFADVVRLVRRSAPGLAANRG
- a CDS encoding sulfite exporter TauE/SafE family protein, translated to MSEPAPARGIAEPGAAGAPELITGLIAGGAGGLFGVGGGIVLIPLLTGWSKLTQHRAHGTSLAAIGATAIGALATYAAFGNVRWDVALVVGLASTLTARFGARLANRVSGTGLKRAFAVFLLLVALRLLWRVPEPLQANALEGPLRWGVLVTLGALVGLLASFFGVGGGILAVPAFTLLFGMSQQMAQGTSLGVILVTAPVGAYEHSKLGNVAWRRVPWLAAGSLVGAPLAAWLAQWLPHEGLVRAFAGFLALSAVQTWFRARPRPASQPS